A stretch of the Leptospirillum ferriphilum genome encodes the following:
- a CDS encoding sulfite exporter TauE/SafE family protein — MILLLLESLGYGLLHGLLPDEHTWPITFSYAIGNATGKQGVRSGFYFSAAFAVQRAIASELAYLFLASWLTRESLNAEIDMVVGAVMAIAGWIVLKKKQYVHFHLLGHHHEESESAEQSSSILSLSKSDHTRGGDPSIPPRWAIIHGFIAGFGFGPFALFIYTTAAPHMTSPWTGFLPGLFFGLGTMLMLMLLGGIFGSALRVTRHFNEQEIRQIGFRTATLTLLLGGGIFFLGGIYSLMQLRAGHSRDIGNILIAMIMGGVALPVLAHSIWKVLHCRSIGPAGAGQP, encoded by the coding sequence ATGATTTTACTCCTTTTGGAGTCTCTTGGATACGGATTGTTGCACGGGCTCCTTCCGGACGAGCACACCTGGCCGATCACGTTTAGTTATGCGATTGGCAACGCCACCGGAAAACAGGGTGTGCGATCGGGATTTTACTTTTCGGCCGCCTTCGCCGTCCAGCGAGCCATCGCATCCGAACTGGCATATCTGTTCCTTGCCTCCTGGCTGACCCGAGAATCCCTGAACGCGGAAATCGACATGGTCGTGGGTGCGGTCATGGCGATCGCCGGATGGATCGTTCTGAAGAAAAAGCAATATGTTCACTTTCACCTTCTGGGGCATCACCACGAAGAGTCTGAGTCCGCCGAACAGTCTTCCTCCATCCTTTCTTTGTCGAAATCCGACCACACCCGGGGAGGGGATCCCTCCATTCCGCCCCGGTGGGCCATCATTCACGGATTCATAGCGGGGTTCGGGTTCGGTCCATTCGCTCTCTTTATCTATACGACAGCCGCTCCCCACATGACCTCTCCCTGGACGGGATTCCTTCCCGGTCTTTTCTTCGGACTGGGGACCATGCTGATGTTGATGCTCCTCGGAGGGATTTTCGGATCCGCACTCCGGGTGACTCGCCATTTTAATGAACAGGAGATCCGGCAGATCGGCTTCCGGACGGCAACACTGACCCTTCTTCTGGGCGGAGGGATTTTCTTCCTGGGGGGGATTTATTCCCTGATGCAGCTGAGAGCCGGACACTCCCGGGACATCGGAAACATCCTGATCGCAATGATTATGGGGGGAGTCGCTCTTCCGGTGCTGGCCCATTCGATCTGGAAGGTCCTTCATTGCCGCAGTATCGGTCCGGCAGGAGCCGGACAACCCTGA
- a CDS encoding methyl-accepting chemotaxis protein: MNLLSQNMNLSPSEKRWLPLFGKTGKIRMSFSCFLNRESYSVVEAIFDGISDTRVKLLKDWAEQNWLFLSALAEEIAPSMEEGSGDILTDAHLRLPEFSELFVVDRRGEVLASTSLTRIHQPGLPDKVLEEALCAPFLYGPYIDPDTEKLGPTTSRFHDAVTLMFCQPIRWKSQTIAVLCGRMPNDVMSDLIQREAGHIFPESGDNYVFMADSRFDPSLRPGVALSRSRFEDNTFSFGENLKGGVRTRWGTVRVEHHTELELVFNDPATGQLHPGVRETIRKGQNMFVTYPGYSDYRHVPVIGKGVLFQLPGSPDRWGMMCEGDLEEVYRKRTIRFRLLRLFLLVIGVVWGGNLLLEHLPGIPLWKADLLTVPFFLGAIFFFYRFGLRPLSRRISEMTDVIRTLAEGGGNLRQRLDVKLFREDETGEMGKWINSFVDNLDGIVGQVIRTSHLVEETNNTMVARNNAANQASLELGAAIDSMLDSLKLQISMIEGASRSAFDLRSLMKNIMESSRHELETVRERTQGIRQSINHTTSSIESLQKSTGEIGKIVESIQSIADQTNLLALNAAIEAARAGSEGRGFAVVAEEVRKLAERTSSLTEEIRGMIRNVQKEAKDAVQIMENSMSSIQESLSLAEKSSSDPTRIESAVQNMLDTIEKIARTSEAHSRTTKETAKITGEMRFTVRSLENSVEKVRFATGQLKRLAGQFQTTFS, encoded by the coding sequence ATGAATTTACTGAGCCAGAACATGAATCTCTCCCCATCGGAAAAACGATGGCTTCCCTTATTCGGTAAAACCGGAAAAATCCGCATGAGTTTCTCCTGTTTTTTGAACAGGGAGAGTTATTCCGTGGTCGAAGCAATCTTTGACGGGATTTCCGACACACGTGTGAAACTTCTCAAAGACTGGGCGGAGCAGAACTGGCTTTTCTTGTCCGCCCTTGCGGAAGAAATTGCTCCCTCCATGGAAGAGGGGTCGGGAGATATCCTGACGGATGCCCATCTTCGTCTTCCCGAGTTTTCCGAGCTGTTTGTCGTCGACCGGAGGGGAGAAGTACTTGCCTCGACCTCTCTCACACGGATCCATCAACCCGGTCTGCCGGACAAAGTTCTGGAAGAGGCCCTCTGTGCTCCTTTCCTTTACGGTCCCTATATCGATCCGGACACGGAGAAGCTGGGTCCGACAACAAGCCGGTTTCATGATGCTGTCACCCTGATGTTCTGCCAGCCCATTCGCTGGAAAAGCCAAACAATCGCTGTCCTGTGCGGACGGATGCCCAATGATGTCATGAGCGACCTGATCCAGCGGGAGGCCGGACATATTTTTCCCGAATCGGGAGACAACTATGTTTTCATGGCTGATTCCCGTTTCGACCCGTCGCTCCGTCCCGGGGTCGCTCTTTCCCGGTCCCGATTTGAAGACAATACGTTTTCGTTTGGAGAAAATTTGAAAGGAGGGGTCCGGACCCGATGGGGAACCGTCCGGGTGGAGCACCACACCGAATTGGAACTGGTCTTCAACGACCCGGCGACAGGACAACTCCATCCCGGTGTCCGCGAGACAATTCGAAAAGGGCAGAATATGTTTGTGACGTATCCGGGGTATTCCGATTACCGGCATGTTCCCGTCATCGGAAAGGGGGTCCTGTTCCAGCTCCCGGGCTCTCCGGACCGTTGGGGAATGATGTGCGAGGGAGACCTGGAGGAGGTCTACCGGAAAAGAACAATCCGTTTCAGGCTTCTTCGACTCTTTCTTCTGGTCATCGGAGTCGTATGGGGCGGAAATCTTCTCCTCGAACATCTTCCCGGAATCCCGCTGTGGAAGGCGGATCTTCTGACGGTCCCCTTTTTCCTGGGAGCCATTTTCTTTTTCTACCGGTTTGGCCTGCGCCCTCTTTCGCGAAGAATTTCAGAGATGACAGACGTCATCCGTACACTGGCGGAAGGGGGCGGCAATCTCCGTCAGAGGTTGGACGTCAAACTCTTCCGGGAGGATGAGACCGGAGAAATGGGCAAATGGATTAACAGTTTTGTCGACAACCTCGACGGAATCGTCGGCCAGGTGATCCGGACATCCCATCTGGTCGAGGAGACGAACAATACAATGGTGGCCCGGAATAACGCCGCCAACCAAGCCTCTCTGGAACTTGGAGCCGCCATCGATTCGATGCTCGATTCTCTCAAACTGCAGATTTCCATGATTGAAGGCGCTTCCCGGTCGGCATTCGACTTGCGGTCGCTGATGAAAAACATCATGGAGTCCTCCAGGCATGAGCTGGAAACCGTACGGGAGAGAACGCAGGGTATTCGTCAGTCAATCAACCATACAACGTCTTCTATCGAGTCGTTGCAAAAAAGTACCGGAGAGATCGGAAAAATCGTTGAGTCCATCCAGTCCATCGCCGATCAGACCAATCTTTTGGCCCTCAACGCAGCCATTGAAGCCGCAAGAGCCGGAAGTGAGGGGAGAGGGTTTGCTGTCGTCGCAGAAGAAGTCCGAAAACTGGCGGAAAGAACCTCTTCCCTCACGGAAGAGATCCGGGGCATGATCCGCAATGTACAGAAAGAGGCAAAAGACGCCGTCCAGATTATGGAAAACAGCATGAGCAGCATTCAGGAAAGCCTGTCTCTGGCGGAGAAAAGCTCTTCCGATCCGACGCGCATCGAGAGCGCCGTTCAGAACATGCTCGATACCATTGAAAAAATCGCACGGACAAGTGAAGCGCACAGTCGAACGACGAAAGAAACGGCCAAGATCACCGGAGAAATGCGCTTTACTGTCCGGAGTCTTGAAAACAGCGTCGAAAAAGTGCGCTTTGCCACAGGTCAATTAAAGCGTCTGGCCGGTCAGTTTCAGACAACTTTTTCTTAA
- a CDS encoding ATP-dependent helicase, with protein sequence MDSRILNVLNEEQREAVTAPDGPALVLAGAGSGKTRVLTHRVAWLLEKGVPAHRMLVLTFTKKAARVLQHRLADLLTGPQVLLWAGTFHHVGYRLLREFGSRIGYTGSPVVIDREDQVDLLKSILSAFPEGLRKELPPAGLILNAISLSRNSMLSLEDVIYDRFSGLIPAIETVLRIRTEYEELKRKDRLADFDDLLTGWLDILESGPDVLELLQQRFRFLLVDEYQDTNPLQSTILDKLAARHKSFFVVGDDSQSIYSFRGAHVENILTFPDRYPEARIYRLETNYRSSPPILDLANRIILGNERRIEKTLRPFHTEEGESPRTVGLYSDADQAHFIGSTVDQLLDGGTQAAEIAILYRSHYLSLPVQFELARRKIPFSITSGLRFYEQAHIKDVLAHLRLLLNPLDTLAMNRLLRMIPRMGERSSEKLIRVLGEVEDVFSALTDEKILKTAPSLSREGVRKLGERLVSLREVQRKEESTVGLLVMEILEAGYRRDLYDIREDPEEREADLVAFAEQLGEQKDLEGFLGEITLLENLEEMALSNASVPDRVILSSIHQAKGLEWDTVFVLSMNEGVFPPEKSVLRPQDLEEERRLFYVAVTRARRDLLLCVPESAISRGRGERLYPSRFLSEIGPDLVSETRYESWSF encoded by the coding sequence TTGGATTCCAGAATCCTGAACGTCTTGAATGAGGAACAGAGGGAGGCGGTGACAGCCCCTGACGGTCCGGCACTGGTCCTGGCCGGAGCCGGTTCCGGCAAGACGCGGGTTTTGACGCATCGGGTGGCCTGGCTTTTGGAGAAAGGAGTCCCCGCCCACCGGATGCTTGTTCTGACATTCACGAAAAAAGCTGCCCGTGTGCTCCAGCATCGTCTGGCGGACCTTTTGACCGGGCCGCAGGTCCTTTTGTGGGCCGGGACATTCCACCATGTCGGATATCGGCTTCTGCGCGAGTTCGGTTCCCGTATCGGCTATACAGGCTCGCCGGTTGTCATAGACAGGGAGGATCAAGTCGATCTTCTCAAGTCGATTCTTTCCGCATTTCCCGAAGGGCTTCGAAAAGAGCTTCCGCCGGCCGGACTGATTCTGAACGCCATCAGTCTGTCCAGAAACAGTATGCTTTCTCTGGAGGATGTCATCTATGACCGGTTTTCGGGACTGATTCCCGCAATCGAGACGGTTCTCAGAATCAGGACCGAATACGAGGAGTTGAAAAGAAAAGACCGGCTTGCAGATTTCGACGATCTATTGACCGGCTGGCTGGACATTCTGGAATCCGGACCGGATGTGCTTGAGCTTCTTCAGCAGCGTTTCAGGTTTCTTCTGGTCGACGAATACCAGGACACGAATCCCCTTCAGTCGACGATTCTCGACAAGCTGGCCGCCAGACACAAAAGTTTTTTCGTGGTGGGGGATGACAGCCAGAGCATTTATTCTTTCCGGGGAGCCCATGTCGAGAACATCCTGACGTTTCCCGACCGGTATCCCGAGGCCCGGATTTACCGCCTTGAGACAAACTACCGCTCCAGCCCTCCCATTCTTGATCTGGCCAACCGGATTATTCTCGGAAACGAAAGACGCATCGAAAAAACGCTCCGTCCCTTTCATACGGAGGAGGGAGAGTCTCCCCGCACGGTCGGTCTTTATTCCGATGCCGATCAGGCCCACTTCATCGGCTCGACGGTCGACCAGCTTCTCGATGGCGGCACCCAGGCCGCCGAAATCGCGATCCTTTACCGGTCCCATTATCTGAGTCTTCCCGTCCAGTTCGAACTCGCCCGGCGTAAAATTCCGTTTTCGATCACATCGGGATTACGCTTTTACGAACAGGCTCACATCAAGGATGTCCTGGCGCATCTCCGTCTTCTCCTGAATCCTCTGGATACTCTTGCCATGAACCGGCTTCTCCGGATGATCCCCCGGATGGGAGAACGGTCCTCCGAAAAACTGATCCGGGTTCTGGGAGAGGTTGAAGACGTCTTTTCCGCCCTGACGGACGAAAAAATTCTCAAAACAGCCCCCTCCCTGTCACGGGAAGGCGTCCGCAAACTGGGGGAGCGACTGGTCTCCCTCCGCGAGGTGCAGCGGAAAGAAGAGTCCACGGTCGGTCTCCTGGTCATGGAAATTCTCGAAGCGGGATATCGGCGGGATCTCTATGATATCCGGGAGGATCCGGAGGAACGGGAGGCGGATCTTGTCGCCTTTGCCGAGCAGCTGGGCGAACAGAAAGATCTGGAAGGGTTTCTTGGCGAAATCACGCTTCTGGAAAATCTCGAGGAAATGGCCCTTTCGAATGCTTCGGTGCCCGACAGGGTCATTCTTTCCTCCATCCATCAGGCTAAGGGTCTCGAATGGGACACGGTGTTCGTCCTTTCCATGAACGAAGGGGTCTTTCCTCCCGAAAAGTCTGTCCTTCGTCCGCAGGATCTCGAGGAGGAACGCCGCCTGTTTTATGTTGCGGTCACCCGCGCCCGTCGGGATCTTTTGCTGTGCGTTCCGGAAAGCGCCATTTCCCGTGGAAGGGGGGAACGGCTCTACCCTTCCCGCTTTTTATCCGAAATCGGACCGGACCTCGTTTCCGAAACACGTTATGAGTCCTGGAGCTTCTGA